Proteins encoded by one window of Venturia canescens isolate UGA chromosome 2, ASM1945775v1, whole genome shotgun sequence:
- the LOC122406010 gene encoding uncharacterized protein: MYRNGKSICASGISFVPFPLIFVYLATATVLLDVEGAETSPSERDIQEAQKIVGQFLRDEAGTDWLSGLAKTSSTPLTTPDLMNAILQITKRGDPVWEAATILLNALNSPNAIIGSRIDLTSEQSDNWKDMISKIEMEDDIICLYRKNGNETTKRDDDWKKFLSTVSPGYTVHLAIDTGLKYIICLKKIKVSETTNEASSMSPKTLVTNRSKAMIASVKEVTSDRSTVGLQSPVPSVSGEIKNIPAGSSTEMPHNNNIRRNKQIVKKMREYNDDNVAANSERVAKNSIRKDKTVAIRRTNEILRKLKKNDASSGSPKTCQDESDKRFNDPTVFVILNRNDFLARQHSPQMSFPIFQSYRCLSNPLDPRLPNDLKGSRGSFYDYANRWPLTDKHRSSHPNNPYLRKNVLYKKKLQNNRIARRTSQRFRELNRNFGKSTKIVACHGKPVFQDSPKRTMMINSVEPYHARYGNLPGLMGNRYFYKNVKIGDKNNAGRRSPPLVQRIHRSSGLRQPIVERSQSWVRDDYDGPIQRPLTKSLRPVVQSFLTRPPKSNLRPFGFIGWPLKFPCRNGHCEEIYRKSPFYVAPRPFPIAKPLSKMYPYHHHFPIVYSENLFLNGGNLESMRIPDEARQYQRPCDKSIKLQVLINGKVQEPLKVAVLSDIGQKLDVLGSDGTIMFAKPRTSPNEFPNPTEIPDDTNTYFETEINTRMDLQSSDPKETSLTESGLVQSDGFKKENNKDSTTDINVESTTLNLNISHKDGMNFQENSSQRAAEQTTTDVGTTPTTTQTTTIMSSTTTNL, translated from the exons ATGTATCGTAACGGGAAATCGATCTGTGCATCTGGAATATCTTTCGTTCCGTTTCCTTTGATTTTTGTTTATCTTGCAACGGCGACCGTGCTATTGGACGTTGAAGGAGCTGAAACATCACCCTCCGAGCG CGATATTCAAGAAGCTCAAAAGATCGTTGGACAATTTTTACGCGATGAGGCAGGTACAGATTGGCTCTCTGGGCTTGCGAAAACAAGTTCAACTCCATTAACGACCCCCGATCTTATGAACGCTATTCTTCAAATAACGAAACGAGGCGATCCAGTTTGGGAAGCTGCTACGATACTTTTGAATGCATTAAATTCTCCGAACGCTATTATCGGCTCAAGGATCGACTTGACTTCGGAGCAAAGTGACAATTGGAAAGATATGATATCAAAAATCGAAATGGAAGACGACATAATATGTTTGTATCGAAAGAATGGCAATGAAACAACCAAGCGTGACGATGATTGGAAGAAATTTTTAAGCACTGTTTCTCCCGGTTACACGGTACACCTGGCGATCGATACGGGATTGAAGTACataatttgtttgaaaaaaattaaagtatCTGAAACAACGAATGAGGCTTCTTCGATGAGCCCGAAAACATTGGTAACTAATAGATCGAAGGCGATGATCGCGTCGGTCAAGGAAGTAACGAGTGACAGATCAACCGTTGGACTCCAATCACCGGTGCCTTCTGTCTCCGgggagataaaaaatatacctGCCGGATCATCTACAGAAATGCCCCATAACAATAATATTCGTAGAAACAAgcagattgtgaaaaaaatgagggaatATAACGACGATAATGTAGCGGCCAACAGTGAGAGAGTAgctaaaaattcaattcgcaAAGATAAAACGGTTGCAATTCGTCGAACCAATGAAATTCTAcgtaaactgaaaaaaaatgacgcgaGCTCAGGCTCACCAAAGACTTGTCAAGATGAGTCAGACAAACGATTCAACGATCCAACCGTTTTTGTCATTTTAaatcgaaatgattttttagcGCGGCAACATTCACCGCAAATGAGCTTTCCAATATTTCAGAGCTATCGCTGCCTCTCCAATCCGTTGGATCCTCGCCTACCCAATGATTTGAAGGGTTCACGGGGATCCTTTTATGACTACGCTAATCGTTGGCCGTTGACCGATAAGCATCGATCATCCCATCCGAATAATCCGTATCTTCGAAAAAAcgtattatataaaaaaaaattgcaaaataatCGTATTGCGAGACGTACGAGTCAACGGTTTAGAGAactgaatcgaaattttggcAAGAGTACCAAAATCGTTGCCTGCCACGGGAAACCTGTGTTTCAAGATTCGCCAAAAAGAACAATGATGATTAACTCGGTCGAACCTTACCATGCGCGTTACGGCAATTTGCCGGGATTAATGGGGAAtcgatatttttacaaaaatgttaaaataggCGATAAGAACAATGCGGGACGTCGATCGCCACCACTGGTTCAGCGAATCCACAGATCTTCGGGGCTGAGGCAACCGATCGTTGAGCGTTCTCAGTCGTGGGTACGCGACGATTACGACGGCCCGATCCAGCGTCCCTTGACTAAATCTCTGAGGCCCGTGGTCCAAAGTTTTCTGACCCGTCCACCAAAGTCGAATCTTCGTCCCTTTGGATTTATCGGATGGCCGTTGAAATTTCCGTGTCGCAACGGACATTGCGAGGAAATTTATCGTAAGTCACCGTTTTACGTGGCCCCGAGGCCATTCCCGATCGCGAAGCCTCTTTCGAAAATGTATCCTTACCACCACCATTTTCCCATCGTTTACTCCGAAAACTTATTTCTAAATGGTGGAAACCTCGAATCGATGCGTATCCCGGACGAAGCTCGGCAGTATCAAAGACCGTGCGATAAATCGATCAAGCTGCAAGTTCTCATTAATGGCAAAGTGCAAGAGCCCTTGAAGGTCGCTGTGCTATCGGACATCGGTCAAAAATTGGACGTCCTCGGATCGGATGGCACAATAATGTTCGCCAAGCCACGAACCTCACCAAATGAGTTTCCAAACCCGACCGAAATACCCGACGACACGAATACGTATTTCGAGACTGAAATTAATACACGAATGGATTTACAAAGCTCCGATCCGAAAGAAACGTCGTTGACCGAAAGCGGACTAGTCCAGAGTGACGGTTTTAAAAAGGAAAACAACAAAGATTCGACCACTGACATTAACGTCGAAAGTACTACTCtcaatttaaatatttcacataAAGATGGTatgaattttcaagaaaattcatCTCAACGTGCGGCAGAGCAGACAACCACTGATGTCGGGACCACTCCAACTACAACGCAGACGACGACAATAATGAGCTCTACTACGACCAATCTAtaa
- the LOC122406008 gene encoding PAX-interacting protein 1 codes for MGDIRAGLDELKLDVALFADVKYYVSGEGDPKILGLLQKGGASRSNYFSDLVTHLIAGYEVLESDISVAKELYEIPAVTQDWILYSVKCKKLLPPKYFSPEGEQLFSNVRACISQVSRADSKALWAMITFQGGKCQLRLDRYCTHLITGKASGVKYDTVMRFDVHHMQIVTPDWVSECCKKGTLIGEAEYHPRLLIYPSPNSSTALITGFMDEDGENIRSQEEQDRTKAMLEQLKQRMPWNQPNTSASSSASSHQSTNANTNANTVPQAPVLSSTVNVQQQQQQLQQSQQNYSRPIAQDNLPGYIPPTSPVISNANLQNQNNWQSQNVPGITAVSQMKPQIQTTELPQSQPQQQQQQPQIIHHQQQQLPQQQLPQQQQIAQQHQQQSFPQTPQQQQLSNPQVSPQLITPTQPVVSQQQPLNHQSLMTQQPQHQMNMQIPQHQIAAQQQLLSPQKQQPQQLAQHQILSQQVQQQMPQQQQQQQQIVPQQQQLSQQPQLLAQQQQQIAMQQQQLPPQQQQQQQQQQQQQQQQQIIQQQHQLTQSSQVPPQQQQQQQQQQQQQQLTPEQRQQLHILQQQQQQQKIQQISQQLQQSLPQSTQQFVIRDGQLQQQTTNQQLINPNQQSFLVQRDPQWQQQQYHLQLRQQQQQAQQQLGQQRPVGQWTQQPPQPPRQLIQLDAQTHQQLQQMDPQQRAQFIQKIQKQRNLIIQRQMQNRQAQQGGSHIAVIRSPGKPGQPGLQWVQQSRTPMMGPQVTTVQGQKPMHPGVQPPALTPINSPNQVIVQSASTVQGPQTAPAGQAFQQVQSLTAQQMAQLHLQKQQQMARLQLQHLQQQQAQQVQQQQVQQQQQQQQQQQQQQQQQQQQPQQQQQQQPQQPGAQDPPLTPLSVNSQIPPDQQLVVNAKTKTALANMLTNRLQGGATEGSAAGQLRLMTAQHRPPPPPSQDPQLLAAYQRRTLGNITNGTPTGAPIKMQYSPSMPQPKAQFYGHNPNLKLPPDLFLLGCIFVIVEYDLNLSYDVQKWKQVIERHGGEVEPQYCPRATHVLAITQKHPIVVQALREGKRCVSADWLSDVVTKQQVLPPWHALHLPIPFSLNELPCMKQIISSSGFEDEEKAKVTNMLELLGAKCTKYFSRHNTLLVCRRPDGPKYKKAREWQIPVVNAQWLTDLMCGQRGVLHQTDVPKYQQFSLANPFRLDYSLVPHLMAAWKMPINITQESYDKVKQVGQGPTAMRKCKKPRLEEPLMNKDPHLLGLDEPIVISNPDPPLPENQPKILFSGINPKKHAKRIRELGGALASSWRDATHLVMATPLRTVKLLCCLSRCKYIINIQWLLDCSAKNTFIDEAPYTLGDAEFEKSFNCNIEKVLASPNRGSVLKGKTFYVTPSVVPSPSAFAEIVESAGGTLEKTRRSVAQIQEMNGSKINYIIVTHDSDLHLLEDVLRADMSVFNAEIVLGAISRQNFQIDPHQL; via the exons atggGTGACATAAGAGCAGGACTTGACGAACTCAAGCTGGATGTTGCGTTGTTTGCCGACGTGAAATACTACGTCAGCGGCGAAGGCGATCCAAag ATTCTGGGCTTATTACAAAAAGGTGGTGCATCACGATCCAATTATTTCAGTGATCTTGTTACGCATCTCATAGCCGGGTATGAAGTACTGGAAAGTGATATATCTGTGGCAAAAGAGCTCTACGAGATACCAGCTGTTACACAAGATTGGATTTTGTACTCCGTCAAATGCAAGAAATTGCTTCC accaaaatatttttcaccggAAGGAGAGcaattgttttcgaacgttAGAGCATGTATATCGCAAGTGAGTAGAGCAGACAGTAAAGCTCTGTGGGCAATGATAACATTTCAAGGTGGAAAGTGTCAATTGCGGCTGGATCGTTACTGCACTCATTTGATAACAGGGAAAGCAAGTGGCGTTAAATATGACACAGTGATGAGATTTGATGTGCATCACATGCAAATAGTGACGCCGGATTGGGTATCAGAATGTTGTAAAAAGGGTACGCTAATCGGTGAGGCGGAGTATCATCCGCGACTTTTGATATATCCATCACCAAATAGTTCGACGGCATTGATAACGGGTTTTATGGACGAAGATGGTGAGAACATTCGGAGCCAAGAGGAGCAAGATAGAACGAAAGCAATGTTGGAACAATTAAAACAACGTATGCCTTGGAATCAACCGAATACATCGGCATCTTCAAGTGCATCATCACATCAGAGTACAAATGCGAATACGAACGCTAACACAGTCCCTCAAGCACCGGTACTCTCGAGTACCGTTAATgtgcaacaacaacaacaacaactgCAACAGTCTCAACAAAATTATTCACGGCCGATAGCACAGGATAATTTACCAGGTTATATTCCTCCTACGTCCCCTGTTATATCGAATGCAAATTTACAGAATCAAAACAACTGGCAATCCCAAAATGTGCCGGGAATCACAGCTGTTTCCCAAATGAAGCCACAGATACAGACAACGGAATTACCGCAATCACAgccacaacaacaacaacaacaaccacAAATTATCCACCATCAACAGCAGCAACTGCCTCAGCAACAATTACCTCAACAGCAGCAAATCGCTCAGCAACATCAGCAACAAAGTTTTCCGCAGACaccacaacaacaacaattgtCAAATCCTCAAGTATCACCACAATTAATTACTCCGACGCAGCCTGTAGTCTCGCAGCAACAGCCATTGAATCACCAATCTCTTATGACCCAACAGCCACAGCATCAAATGAATATGCAAATTCCTCAACATCAAATAGCAGCGCAACAGCAATTGTTGTCGCCTCAAAAACAACAGCCACAACAACTTGCTCAACATCAAATTTTGTCGCAACAAGTTCAACAACAGATGCctcagcagcagcaacaacagcaacaaatCGTTCCGCAACAACAGCAACTCTCCCAACAGCCACAGTTACTGgcacaacagcaacagcaaatAGCCATGCAGCAACAACAATTACCAccgcaacaacaacaacaacaacaacaacaacaacaacaacaacaacaacaacaaatcaTTCAACAGCAACATCAGTTGACTCAATCTTCTCAGGTTCCAcctcagcagcagcagcagcagcaacaacaacaacaacaacaacaactaACACCGGAACAACGTCAACAGCTTCACATAttgcagcaacagcagcaacaacagaaAATTCAGCAAATCTCACAACAGTTGCAGCAATCACTGCCCCAAAGTACCCAACAATTTGTAATCCGTGACGGTCAATTGCAGCAACAAACTACCAATCAGCAATTGATAAATCCGAATCAACAGAGCTTCCTCGTACAACGTGATCCGCAGtggcaacaacaacaatatcATTTACAGTTGcggcagcaacaacaacaagcCCAACAACAACTTGGCCAGCAAAGACCTGTCGGACAATGGACCCAACAACCACCCCAACCACCGCGTCAATTGATACAACTAGATGCTCAAACACATCAACAATTGCAACAGATGGATCCTCAACAACGAGCACAATTTATACAGAAAATTCAGAAACAAAGAAACCTGATTATACAACGACAGATGCAGAATCGACAGGCCCAACAAGGCGGTTCACACATTGCTGTCATCAGAAGTCCCGGCAAACCTGGACAGCCAGGTTTACAGTGGGTTCAACAATCACGCACTCCCATGATGGGACCCCAAGTAACTACCGTACAAGGACAAAAACCCATGCATCCCGGTGTTCAACCACCAGCTCTCACACCTATCAATTCACCGAATCAAGTGATCGTACAATCCGCTTCAACAGTTCAAGGTCCGCAAACTGCGCCGGCTGGTCAAGCCTTTCAACAAGTTCAATCTCTCACGGCCCAGCAAATGGCACAGTTACATCTACAAAAACAGCAACAAATGGCTCGTTTACAGCTGCAACATTTGCAACAACAACAGGCCCAACAAGTCCAACAACAACAGGttcaacagcagcagcaacaacagcagcagcagcagcagcaacaacaacaacaacaacaacaaccacaacaacaacaacaacaacagccaCAACAACCTGGAGCGCAAGACCCTCCGTTGACGCCGCTCTCAGTTAATTCACAAATACCACCGGATCAGCAATTAGTTGTTAacgcaaaaacaaaaacggcTCTGGCAAATATGCTCACGAACAGATTGCAAGGGGGTGCCACTGAAGGCAGCGCCGCCGGACAATTACGTTTGATGACTGCTCAACACCGACCGCCACCACCTCCTTCCCAAGATCCACAACTTTTGGCCGCTTATCAGCGAAGAACTCTTGGCAATATTACGAATGGTACTCCTACCGGTGCACCCATCAAAATGCAGTATTCACCTTCCATGCCGCAACCCAAAGCTCAGTTCTATGGTCACAATCCAAATCTCAAAC TGCCACCCGATCTTTTTTTGCTCGGTTGTATATTCGTGATCGTTGAATACGATTTGAATCTATCCTACGATGTGCAAAAATGGAAACAAGTTATCGAAAGACACGGTGGCGAGGTTGAACCACAATATTGTCCTCGTGCGACCCACGTCCTTGCAATAACCCAAAAACATCCCATCGTCGTACAAGCATTGCGCGAAGGGAAACGTTGCGTCAGTGCCGATTGGTTGTCCGACgtcgttacaaaacaacaagTTTTGCCGCCGTGGCACGCTCTTCACCTTCCAATTCCGTTCAGTCTGAATGAATTACCGTGTATGAAACAAATCATATCATCCTCCGGTTTcgaggatgaagaaaaagcAAAAGTTACCAATATGCTAGAACTTTTGGGAGCAAAGTGTACAAAGTACTTTTCTCGGCACAATACTCTACTTGTTTGTAGAAG ACCCGACGGACCGAAATACAAAAAAGCAAGAGAATGGCAAATTCCCGTTGTGAATGCCCAGTGGCTTACGGATTTGATGTGCGGCCAGAGAGGCGTTCTACATCAAACTGATGTACCAAAATATCAACAATTTAGTCTTGCTAACCCGTTTAGACTGGATTACTCACTTGTGCCTCATCTCATGG CTGCTTGGAAAATGCCAATAAATATAACTCAGGAATCGTACGATAAAGTCAAGCAAGTTGGTCAGGGACCAACTGCGATGAGAAAATGCAAGAAACCACGATTGGAGGAACCTCTCATGAACAAAGATCCCCATTTGCTGGGACTCGATGAACCTATTGTCATAAGCAATCCTGATCCTCCACTACCGGAAAATCAACCGAAAATATTATTCTCTGGTATAAATCCAAAGAAACACGCGAAG AGGATTCGCGAGCTTGGCGGTGCTTTGGCATCAAGTTGGCGTGACGCTACGCATCTTGTAATGGCCACGCCACTTCGAACCGTGAAACTGTTGTGCTGTTTATCAAGGTGCAAATACATCATAAATATTCAATGGCTGTTGGATTGCTCagcaaaaaatacattcatcgATGAAGCTCCCTATACCCTCGGTGATGCGGAgttcgaaaaaagtttcaactgcaATATCGAAAAAGTTCTGGCCAGCCCGAACAGAGGATCCGTACTTAAG GGTAAAACCTTCTATGTAACACCGAGTGTCGTACCGTCGCCGTCGGCTTTCGCAGAAATAGTCGAAAGTGCCGGTGGAACGTTGGAAAAAACTCGAAGGTCCGTGGCTCAGATACAAGAAATGAACGGAtctaaaataaattatatcATCGTCACTCATGACAGCGACCTTCACTTATTGGAAGACGTTTTACGTGCTGATATGA GTGTATTCAATGCAGAGATCGTACTTGGAGCAATATCCCGACAAAACTTCCAAATAGACCCGCACCAACTATGA